A DNA window from Bos javanicus breed banteng chromosome 10, ARS-OSU_banteng_1.0, whole genome shotgun sequence contains the following coding sequences:
- the LOC133255275 gene encoding cathepsin Z-like: MVQGGMGLTRPVLPGTSTPQHGSTRWIQHPPHHSPKETSNKYQAKDQECDKVSQGRTGAEFRQCHILQNHKKPLESWWLLPLWEGEDDGRKLGERVISHSTMATGKMSNPSGGIYAEFHEEAHFRSQVGCHRWKRVLNCPEFTE, from the coding sequence ATGGTGCAAGGTGGGATGGGGCTGACTAGGCCAGTGTTACCAGGAACGAGCACACCCCAGCATGGCAGCACCCGCTGGATCCAGCATCCACCCCACCACAGCCCCAAGGAGACCAGTAACAAGTACCAGGCCAAGGACCAGGAGTGTGACAAGGTTAGCCAGGGCAGAACAGGCGCTGAATTCAGACAGTGCCATATCCTCCAGAACCACAAGAAACCACTAGAAAGTTGGTGGCTTCTCCCTCTCTGGGAGGGAGAAGATGATGGCAGAAAGCTAGGCGAGCGGGTCATCAGCCACAGTACAATGGCAACAGGCAAGATGTCTAATCCCTCTGGAGGCATCTATGCTGAATTCCATGAGGAGGCCCATTTCCGTAGCCAGGTGGGATGTCACCGATGGAAGAGAGTACTGAATTGTCCAGAATTTACAGAGTGA